The following proteins come from a genomic window of Frankia casuarinae:
- a CDS encoding ISAs1 family transposase, whose protein sequence is MPAAPVLPPAPVLDRLAAVGAGNQPPSPAGLLAVFNQLPDPRKPRGRRHSLAAVLTLATCAVLAGARSFTAIGEWSADAGQAVAGLLGVSRVPEESTFRRVLAALDADALDTALGAWAAAATTPPAGTRRRLAVDGKTLRGSRTPDSPGRHLLAALDHTSGVVLGQVAVDAKSNEIPALPVLLADLDLTDVIVTADALHTQRQTASWLVSRHAHYILTVKANQPALYAQLAALPWRRVKTAARTVERGHGRRERRTVKTTEVRAGLLFPHAVQAVQVTRRRQPLADGPATTEIVYLVTSLPTHQASPTLLATYAREHWLVENRLHWVRDVTFGEDLSQVRTGHAPQVMASLRNLAIAILRLTGATNIAQAIRHHARRPERPLETIKSLAC, encoded by the coding sequence ATGCCCGCCGCACCAGTATTACCGCCTGCCCCTGTTCTCGATCGGCTGGCTGCCGTCGGCGCCGGCAACCAGCCTCCGTCGCCGGCGGGTCTGCTGGCGGTCTTCAACCAGCTACCGGACCCCCGGAAGCCCCGCGGCAGGCGGCACAGCCTGGCCGCTGTGCTGACGCTGGCGACCTGCGCGGTGCTCGCCGGGGCGCGGTCGTTCACCGCGATCGGTGAATGGTCCGCCGACGCCGGCCAGGCGGTCGCGGGCCTGCTCGGCGTCTCTCGAGTGCCCGAGGAGTCGACGTTTCGCCGGGTACTCGCCGCACTCGACGCCGACGCCCTGGATACGGCGCTGGGAGCATGGGCCGCCGCGGCGACCACCCCGCCGGCCGGGACGCGGCGGCGGCTCGCGGTCGACGGCAAGACGCTGCGCGGCTCCCGCACGCCTGACAGTCCGGGCCGCCACCTGCTCGCCGCGCTCGACCACACCAGCGGTGTCGTGCTCGGCCAGGTCGCCGTCGACGCGAAGTCGAACGAGATCCCGGCGCTGCCCGTCCTGCTCGCCGACCTGGACCTGACCGATGTGATCGTGACCGCGGATGCTCTACACACCCAGCGACAGACCGCATCCTGGCTGGTCAGCCGGCATGCGCACTACATCCTGACGGTGAAGGCCAACCAGCCGGCGCTATACGCCCAGCTCGCCGCCCTGCCCTGGCGCCGGGTGAAGACCGCCGCGCGCACCGTCGAACGCGGCCACGGCCGCCGCGAGCGGCGCACCGTGAAGACCACCGAGGTCCGCGCGGGACTACTCTTCCCGCACGCCGTGCAGGCAGTGCAGGTCACCCGCCGCCGCCAGCCGCTCGCCGACGGGCCGGCCACGACCGAGATCGTCTACCTTGTCACCAGCCTGCCGACCCACCAGGCCAGCCCCACGCTGCTGGCCACCTACGCCCGCGAGCACTGGCTCGTGGAGAACCGGCTGCACTGGGTCCGCGACGTCACCTTCGGGGAGGACCTCAGCCAGGTCCGGACCGGCCACGCTCCCCAGGTCATGGCCAGCCTGCGCAACCTGGCGATCGCGATCCTTCGCCTGACCGGCGCCACGAACATCGCCCAGGCAATCCGACACCACGCGCGGCGCCCCGAACGACCACTAGAGACGATCAAGAGCCTTGCTTGCTAA
- a CDS encoding DUF3037 domain-containing protein — translation MQGKAHYALLFAVPRVDRGERINVGVLLYSPAAEFLAAAINVDTERLRALDSNADVELIQAALNFIQMVCAGDPAAGPAATRSARARFGWLTAPRSTVVQPGAVHGGITAKPEVELDRLMDRVVR, via the coding sequence TTGCAGGGAAAGGCTCACTATGCTCTTCTGTTCGCTGTCCCAAGGGTCGACCGGGGCGAGCGGATAAACGTCGGTGTACTGCTCTACAGTCCTGCCGCGGAATTTTTGGCCGCGGCGATCAACGTTGATACCGAACGACTCAGAGCGCTGGACTCCAATGCCGACGTGGAGCTGATCCAGGCAGCGCTGAATTTTATCCAGATGGTGTGTGCCGGTGATCCCGCCGCCGGCCCGGCCGCCACGAGATCGGCGCGGGCACGCTTCGGCTGGCTCACCGCGCCGCGCAGCACAGTCGTTCAGCCCGGCGCCGTGCATGGCGGTATCACTGCCAAACCGGAGGTAGAGCTGGACCGGCTGATGGACCGCGTGGTCCGGTGA
- a CDS encoding IS5-like element ISFsp7 family transposase, producing the protein MSFTYTAELPFGDHTVFRLAGLLVAERQRRGTRKGTRTLSALEQAVMVLRWFCDGTRARRLFSDHGVSRSVGYRYLHEGVAVLAWQAPDLREALMRARVAGYEHLIVDGTVIETDRLRMPGPTEGVDLWWSGTISNHGGNIQVLSAPDDGWPLWVSDVRPGREHDSTALKASGALPVLAEWTADLHEVLFDLGYEGLGNPAGPLATAYKKPKGGTLTDEQKAHNRIHNALRAVGERANALLKGTFRLLHNITIDPWKIGLVVKAALVILHTEHRRTA; encoded by the coding sequence ATGAGTTTCACATACACCGCCGAGCTGCCGTTCGGCGATCACACCGTTTTCCGTCTGGCGGGTCTTCTCGTGGCGGAGCGTCAACGTCGTGGTACCCGCAAGGGCACCCGGACGCTGTCCGCGTTGGAACAGGCCGTGATGGTCCTGCGCTGGTTCTGTGACGGCACCAGGGCCAGGCGGCTCTTCTCCGATCATGGGGTGTCCCGGTCGGTGGGCTACCGCTACCTGCACGAGGGAGTCGCCGTGCTCGCCTGGCAGGCCCCGGACCTGCGTGAAGCGCTGATGCGGGCCAGGGTCGCCGGCTACGAGCATCTCATCGTTGACGGCACGGTCATCGAGACCGACCGGCTACGCATGCCCGGCCCGACCGAAGGCGTGGACCTGTGGTGGTCCGGCACGATCTCCAACCACGGTGGCAACATCCAGGTGCTCTCCGCCCCGGACGACGGCTGGCCACTGTGGGTCTCCGACGTGCGGCCCGGCCGCGAGCACGACTCGACCGCCCTGAAAGCCTCCGGGGCGCTGCCGGTTCTCGCCGAGTGGACCGCCGACCTGCACGAGGTGCTGTTCGACCTCGGCTACGAAGGGCTGGGCAACCCGGCCGGGCCGCTCGCGACCGCGTACAAGAAGCCCAAGGGCGGCACCCTCACCGACGAACAGAAAGCGCACAACCGGATCCACAACGCGCTACGCGCCGTCGGTGAACGCGCGAACGCCCTGCTCAAAGGCACCTTCCGACTCCTCCACAACATCACGATCGACCCCTGGAAGATCGGACTTGTCGTGAAAGCCGCCCTCGTCATCCTCCACACCGAGCACCGCAGAACCGCCTGA
- a CDS encoding thiopeptide-type bacteriocin biosynthesis protein, with translation MPADPLTVPSRDIGTEQAVLAVLAGIPLPTAAAHAALPPDQLAAAVATYQAAGRAALAVQGAAWFQVRVTFPEPADAETVAATHLAPVLRHAQAAGAVASWWFVRKSPDWRLRLSPASGQSVADLRATLRSAFDDLTAAGTIPTWAEGIYEPEEYALGGEVGTDVAHRLFTADSGHVLDRIHSEITSRTPPTLGRRELSMLLIGTLLRTAGLDWYERGDVFNRVSRLRPPPATSPTAAEIQRLATALRRLLTTDTDPAGDLFGADRPLANLGIWASAFHNAGRALGQAAYAGTLRRGLRDVLGHHVIFHWNRLGLNAETQGVLAATARETILRAPALPEALTPQAR, from the coding sequence GTGCTGGCCGGCATCCCGCTACCCACTGCGGCAGCCCATGCCGCCTTGCCTCCCGACCAGCTCGCCGCAGCTGTCGCCACCTACCAGGCGGCAGGTCGCGCCGCGCTCGCAGTCCAAGGTGCTGCCTGGTTCCAGGTGCGTGTCACGTTTCCCGAGCCAGCGGACGCAGAGACCGTCGCAGCCACCCACCTGGCACCTGTCCTACGCCACGCCCAAGCCGCCGGCGCTGTCGCCTCCTGGTGGTTCGTGCGCAAGTCGCCCGACTGGCGGCTACGGCTCTCTCCAGCCAGTGGCCAATCTGTGGCGGATCTTCGTGCCACCCTCCGCTCCGCCTTCGACGACCTGACCGCGGCCGGAACGATCCCCACCTGGGCGGAAGGGATCTACGAGCCGGAGGAGTACGCCCTCGGCGGCGAGGTCGGCACCGACGTCGCGCACCGGCTGTTCACCGCTGACAGCGGGCACGTCCTCGACCGCATCCACAGCGAGATCACCAGCAGGACCCCGCCGACTCTCGGCCGCCGCGAACTGTCGATGCTGTTGATCGGCACGCTGCTGCGCACCGCGGGCCTGGACTGGTACGAACGCGGCGACGTCTTCAACCGTGTCAGCCGCCTACGCCCTCCACCAGCAACATCACCCACCGCTGCTGAAATTCAACGGCTGGCCACCGCTCTACGCAGGCTGCTGACCACCGACACCGACCCGGCAGGCGACCTGTTCGGCGCGGACCGACCGCTGGCCAACCTGGGAATCTGGGCCAGCGCCTTTCACAATGCCGGTCGGGCCCTTGGCCAGGCCGCATACGCCGGGACCCTGCGCCGCGGGCTACGCGACGTCCTCGGCCACCATGTGATCTTCCACTGGAACCGCCTCGGCCTGAATGCCGAGACCCAGGGCGTACTCGCCGCCACAGCGCGCGAGACAATCCTCCGCGCTCCCGCACTCCCCGAAGCGCTAACGCCGCAGGCACGCTGA